The genomic window AATTTGAAGTGAACTTGTTACCCTTATCCTAGGAATGAAGTAAGGATAGCCCAAGTAAACCGTGGAGACGCCAAGAGACCACAAAGTCTTGGTGAGGTGAGATGCTAAAGTCCTAAAATAATGAATAAGCCTACGATAAAGCTTAAAGAAAATTCTTTCCCTTTTCCTCAGCACTTCTTCCCTAGCTTCTTGTTCTTGGACCTTTTCTGTCTCGCTCTTCAGCTCGTCGAGTTCAGCGATCTTTTTCTCAAAGTAAAAGTAATCGCTCTTCACTACGGAACCCCTATAAAAGAGTACTGTACCATCATCAACAACTACAGTAGCCAACATGTTTACACCAAGGTCTATTGACGCAACTCACCTTTAGGCTTCTCAACCTGAACCTCTCTTTCACCGTGGACGACGATAGAGTTCTTCATCGGCTTACCGCTTTTCTTTGCTACAGTCCTACCAACGTCAACGAAATGTGGGCGTAAAAGTTGTTGCCTTCAACGCGAATCTCCAGCCTACCTTGTACTCCAAACCACCTTAACCTACCTTCAAAGGGCATCTTCATTTTCCAATCCTTCAGAGAGATGACGCGTTTTTCCTCGTCGACCTCATAACGATCTTGTCTAACTACTAGGATTAGTTTCCTCTTTCCTCCATCTTTCCAGTAACGTGGCGGCGAGAAGTGATTCACGAGCAGTAGGTCTTTCTTTAGTAAGGAGAAGAAGGACGACCAGCCTCATTATTCTTCTGTAAAACTGCTTGAGCGTTAACTCTTAGAACCTTCTTGTACTTCTCGTAATACTTGTCCCACGCGTCATTGAGGTTCACTTTCTTTTGCTGAAAGAATTGTTGTCTCTCGTAGTTAATCTCGTTCCACAGCTTTGCTGTTGCGTCTGCTAACTTCCTCAATTTCCTCTTTTGATGACCACTAGGGAAGAGCCTTACGACGATTGTTTTGACGCTTCCGGAATTGCGGGAGTAATCGGGGCTCCTCATCTTTAGTTCGCCAAAGAAAGCGTCATAAAAGGAAATTGTTTTTTCATGTTAAAACCTTCGTCAGGCGAGGTTTGTCTTCTTATAGAAAAAGTTTTTATCATGGATATCGTAGACGTCCCGTTAACCAAAGTGTAGTTGGATATTCTGGTTTATCCCGCTTAGTATTGGCGACCCCAGTGGACTCGACTGCGTTAACTGAGAGACTGGCACTGTTGTCGAGGTGCCGTTCAGGTATGCTATAGTAGCAGTGTTGCCAGAAATTGTTACTGTAGCAGATCTACTACTATCGACCTTCCAGTTCCCTCCAAACGCGTGGTCGGGGGCCGAAGCTACTACGCTCCCTCCACTACCCGTTATCCCGGGCAAGACTGCCTCTACTACAACTATCACCACTATCACTACTAGTGCGACTATGGGGACTATTGGAATCTTCTTTATGCTAGGAGGTCGGCTGTACGACGGTTGTTGCGGGTAGGAGGGCGCAGGGATAGGAGGTGGCTGAGGGGGCAACTGAGAGGTGGACTCTGCTGCGTCGTATCAGGGAACTGGTATCCGCACCTCGCGCAGAACTTAGCGTCGTCGAGGTTTTGGTAACCACATCTAGGACAGTACTTCATTGAAATCTTGTAACTTTCTACTCTTTACTTATATAAATGTTTTGTTAATTTTTATCTTCCTAGAAATAAAGTGAGAGAGAAGGAAACCTTGGTGGTCTCATGAGGGCGCTAGGTCGTTGAGCTTCTTGTCGTACTTTTCCAGGATCTGGTTTACCTCCTTTACCGCC from Candidatus Aramenus sp. CH1 includes these protein-coding regions:
- a CDS encoding transposase, translating into MLATVVVDDGTVLFYRGSVVKSDYFYFEKKIAELDELKSETEKVQEQEAREEVLRKRERIFFKLYRRLIHYFRTLASHLTKTLWSLGVSTVYLGYPYFIPRIRVTSSLQI
- a CDS encoding zinc-ribbon domain-containing protein, which encodes MKYCPRCGYQNLDDAKFCARCGYQFPDTTQQSPPLSCPLSHLLSLRPPTRNNRRTADLLA